Part of the Oscillibacter hominis genome is shown below.
CTGACCTGGAACATCTCGCACAGCCTGGCCTCGGTAGGCAGCTTCTCCCCTGTCTGGCACTGGCCGGAGGTAATCATCTCTTTCATGTGTCCAACCACCTCGTCGGTGATCGATATTCTGCGAATCTCCTTCATAGGACGCCTCCACAACTTTGCTTTCCGCCTCTGGTTCCGCTCGGCAGGCCGCGTTTTTTCATCCGCCCTTAAATCGTATGATATCATACACTATAACAGATGTTTGCCGGCCCGTAAATACCATTTGAAAATTTTCTCCAATTTTGAGGAGCTTTCCGCCGGTTTTCGGCCCCTTTTCCCGAGTCAGACTCGACGGTGCCGCCGTTTTATTGACAAAACCCACTATTTTTTACCTTCTGATTTTGTTGGTTTGCTGAACATTCTAAAAATCATTTACTTATTTTGTATATTATGTTATTTTAATACAAGAGTTCAGATGCCAGCTTGTCTGATGTCCCGCTAAGGAGGCTTTCCATGAAAGAAATCCATAGAATTTCCATCACGGATGCGGTGGTTGACAGTATTAAGGAGATCATCGAATCCGGCGAATATGCCATTGGGGAAAAGCTGCCCACTGAGACCAGCCTGTGTGACATGCTGAAAGTCAGCCGCACCAGCGTGCGGGAGGCCATCCGGGTGCTGCAGGCCCTGGGCTATGTGGACTTGAAGCCCGGCAAGGGCGCCTTTGTAGCCAACTACAACGCCGCCCCCCATACGGACAACTGGTACGATGTGGAGGACGCCAAGTTTTACGATTTTATGGAAGTGCGCATGGCCATTGAGACCCTGTCCGTCCGTCTGAGTGTGGAGCGGGCCTCTCTCAGGCAGGTCCATGAATTGGAGGAGATCCATCAGTCCTTTCTGGAGGCCAATGAATCCAAGGACCTGGTACGGCTGATCATGCTGGATGAGCTGTTCCACACCAAAATTATCAGCTTTACCCGCAACCAGCTGCTCATCAACATCAACAAGCAGCTGCTGGAGTGCTTCCGGATCTACCGGGGCGACTCCTTCACCAACAAGGATGTGTATGTCAACGCGGTGGAGCCTCATGAGCGGATTCTTCTTTGCTTTCAAACCAAAAACTCCGCCCAGGCGGTGCAGGAGATGCGCAGCCACTTGGAGATCACCTCTCAGGACATGGAAGCCATCCACAACAGCCACACCCATTGAACAAGCAAAAGGTCCCACCCGGAAGGGTGAGACCTTTTTTATACCTTATTTTCCTTCTTTTTCCAAAGCCTCCTCCAGCGCCCTGCTCAACTGATCCGGGCAGGAGGTTGTTTTAAAGCCGCAGCGAATTCCTTTGAGCCGATCCACGGCTTCCCGGGCGCTCATGCCGGTGACCAAACGGCTGATTCCCTGGAGGTTTCCGTTGCAGCCGCCCAAAACCTCCACATTACGGATGATCCCGTCCTCTAACTCCACCTTCATCAGCTGTGAGCACACACCGCTGGGCCGATACGTATATACCATATTGCAGAACCTTCCTTTTTTCTGTACTCAGCAGGGAAAGAATACCACAAAAAAAGGCTGTATACAATAGGCAATAGAAAACGGAGGGCAAAAGCCCTCCGTTATTAAGCCTTTCTGCTCTTGCGCTGCAGCACAAGGCGGTCGGCAATCATGGCAATGAATTCGCTGTTGGTTGGCTTTCCCTTTGTGTTGGAGACAGTGTATCCGAAGAATTTTTGCAGCGTCTCCAAATCGCCTCGGTCCCAGGCCACTTCAATGGCATGGCGGATGGCTCTTTCCACCCTGGACGGCGTAGTGCTGTAGCGTCTTGCTACCTCGGGATATAAAACCTTGGTCACGGCGTTGATGACATCCATATCGTCCACCGCAATCATGATGGCCTCGCGCAGATACTGATAACCTTTGATGTGCGCAGGAACGCCGATTTCGTGAATGATGGCGGTCACCTTGTCCTCCAGACCCGGGGCGTGGGTGTCCTCCTCCAAAGTCTGCTCATCGCAGGCACCGCGCATTCTGTCCAGCAGGGATTCTATTTCACAGGGCTTTGGCAGGAAATAAGCAACACCTAACTCGGCAGCCTCTGCAACTGTGCGCTCATTGAAAAACGCGGATACCAAAATTGTCTTCGGCGCCTCGGGAAGGGTGTTGATCCGCTTCACCAGCCCGAACCCATCCAGGCCGGGCAACACCACATCTACCAAAACAAGTTGCGGCTTCTTTTCCTCTATCAAATTGAGTGCTTCCAAACCGTCCCCGGTGGAACCCACTACAGAAAACTCTCCTGAATTTTCAATAGCGCTCTGCATCAATGCACGGTACTCTTCGCTGGCATCTGCCAACACAACCTTTTTCTCCATTATTTAATCCTGTCCTCTTCCATTCATTTTTCAGTCCCTTGAATTTGACATTGGACTCTGCTTTGCGACGGATTCATGAAGCTTCATGCGGCCTTGTCTATAAATTATCATAATCGGACAGAATTTTCAACCTAAAATTGTAAACAATTTCCATGATATTTCGACGTTTTTTGCAAAAACTACCCAAAATACAGTATATTGTGTCTATCTTTTACAATAACCGCAAATTACGAGACTTCCTCCGTGGATTCCCCGTATGCCTGTTGCATCATATTTTGAATAAATATACCATAGCCCCGGGTGGGGTCATTTAAGAGGACATGGGTGACTGCTCCCACGATCTTGCCATCTTGCAGGATCGGGCTTCCGCTCATGCCCTGGACGATGCCGCCGGTCACAGCAAGAAGGGCCGGGTCAGTCACCTCAACCAGCATGTTCCGGGTATCCCCGGAGTTATCAAATATCTTGGTGATCTGCACCTCATACTCCTCTACCGTGTCTCCGGAGACGTTGGCCAAAATCGTGGCCTGCCCGGTGTGGACCTCGCTGTTTTTCGCCGCGGGCATGGCCTCATGGGTGGCAAACGTGCAGCCGTCAATGGTGCCGAACACGCCGCAGTCGGTATTTGCATACAAGGGGCCCAAATCCTCCGTCAGGTCAAAGTTGCCCCGAAGCTCACCGGCCTCTCCGATTTCGCCCCGCTTGACCGCCTTCACCGTGGAGGCCATTACAGAGCCCGAGGAGAGGCTCATCAGCTGCGCGGTGTCCATATCGGTCACGCCGTGTCCCAGGGCGCCGAAGGTGCCGCTTTCGGGGTCATAGAAGGTCATTGTGCCGATCCCGGCCATGGAATCCCGGATCCAGGCGCCCAACAGCCAGTTTCCCTCTTCGCTTTGCACCGCGTTGGTCTTCATCTGAAGAATCTGGTTGCCCCGCTGCACCTGCAGCTTCAGCTCCTGGTCCTGGTTTTGCTGGAGCAGGGCCTGCATGTGCTCTGTGGACTGGAT
Proteins encoded:
- the spoIVB gene encoding SpoIVB peptidase, producing MHEPQKNQRKRLRGGAAAFLSLLLFVSPLVVTAQAADVVKTLVPVGHTIGVKLFSRGVLVVELSDGPCPARSCGLKTGDLITKCNGTQIQSTEHMQALLQQNQDQELKLQVQRGNQILQMKTNAVQSEEGNWLLGAWIRDSMAGIGTMTFYDPESGTFGALGHGVTDMDTAQLMSLSSGSVMASTVKAVKRGEIGEAGELRGNFDLTEDLGPLYANTDCGVFGTIDGCTFATHEAMPAAKNSEVHTGQATILANVSGDTVEEYEVQITKIFDNSGDTRNMLVEVTDPALLAVTGGIVQGMSGSPILQDGKIVGAVTHVLLNDPTRGYGIFIQNMMQQAYGESTEEVS
- the spo0A gene encoding sporulation transcription factor Spo0A, with protein sequence MEKKVVLADASEEYRALMQSAIENSGEFSVVGSTGDGLEALNLIEEKKPQLVLVDVVLPGLDGFGLVKRINTLPEAPKTILVSAFFNERTVAEAAELGVAYFLPKPCEIESLLDRMRGACDEQTLEEDTHAPGLEDKVTAIIHEIGVPAHIKGYQYLREAIMIAVDDMDVINAVTKVLYPEVARRYSTTPSRVERAIRHAIEVAWDRGDLETLQKFFGYTVSNTKGKPTNSEFIAMIADRLVLQRKSRKA
- a CDS encoding FadR/GntR family transcriptional regulator, whose protein sequence is MKEIHRISITDAVVDSIKEIIESGEYAIGEKLPTETSLCDMLKVSRTSVREAIRVLQALGYVDLKPGKGAFVANYNAAPHTDNWYDVEDAKFYDFMEVRMAIETLSVRLSVERASLRQVHELEEIHQSFLEANESKDLVRLIMLDELFHTKIISFTRNQLLININKQLLECFRIYRGDSFTNKDVYVNAVEPHERILLCFQTKNSAQAVQEMRSHLEITSQDMEAIHNSHTH
- a CDS encoding TIGR03905 family TSCPD domain-containing protein, whose product is MVYTYRPSGVCSQLMKVELEDGIIRNVEVLGGCNGNLQGISRLVTGMSAREAVDRLKGIRCGFKTTSCPDQLSRALEEALEKEGK